A part of Solea solea chromosome 8, fSolSol10.1, whole genome shotgun sequence genomic DNA contains:
- the LOC131463851 gene encoding arrestin domain-containing protein 3-like, which yields MAGNVKTFTVGYNPINKEDFFTSGDRLTGQVTLEMESDGKIQSITVKMKGKAEVKWTENYGKNSVTFHNKEKYFSIKQFIIPESHGNNAVVHGWHVYPFTFQIPAQELPSSFKASHGKIVYSLEANLSRPMRIDSKAKAHFTVFHRGNSISDPALMTPQHNIIDKKLKLFASGAVGMDVNIPQTGFKQGEGITVVAFIQNKSSRDINPKYCVYQKKSYFAKGKRRVETKDILKEVGEAIPRSTSQSVTRIITIPPTTQVSILNCSILKVEYRLRVYLDVKYASDPEIKFPIIILPSLPGGEQPQPPEYSPYGFNAFGNPGMPGGSDFLQNPPAMNPYAPPPAYGSYALYPTLNGCDNKY from the exons ATGGCTGGTAATGTGAAGACTTTTACAGTGGGATATAATCCCATCAACAAAGAGGACTTTTTCACGAGCGGCGACCGCCTCACGGGTCAAGTCACCTTAGAGATGGAGAGCGACGGCAAAATACAGTCAATCACTGTGAAGATGAAGGGAAAAGCAGAAGTGAAGTGGACTGAAAACTATGGGAAAAATTCTGTGACATTccataacaaagaaaagtacTTCAGCATCAAGCAGTTCATCATTCCAGAGAGCCACG gCAATAATGCGGTTGTGCACGGCTGGCATGTCTATCCATTCACCTTTCAGATTCCAGCACA AGAGCTGCCGTCCTCTTTTAAAGCCTCACATGGGAAGATCGTGTATTCGCTGGAGGCAAACCTGAGCAGGCCCATGAGAATTGACAGCAAAGCGAAGGCTCACTTCACCGTCTTCCACAGAGGAAACTCAATCAGTGACCCAGCACTAATG ACTCCACAGCACAATATCATTGATAAGAAACTGAAGCTCTTTGCATCAGGAGCGGTGGGAATGGATGTGAATATTCCACAAACTGGATTCAAACAAG GTGAAGGCATCACGGTTGTGGCCTTCATTCAGAACAAATCCTCTCGTGACATTAACCCCAAGTACTGCGTGTATCAGAAGAAGAGCTACTTTGCGAAGGGAAAGAGGAGGGTCGAAACCAAGGACATCCTGAAAGAGGTGGGCGAAGCCATTCCACGTTCTACCAGTCAGTCGGTCACCAGGATCATCACGATCCCTCCCACTACACAAGTGTCTATCTTGAACTGCAGCATCCTCAAAGTAGAGTACAGACTCAGG GTGTATCTGGATGTTAAGTACGCTTCGGACCCTGAGATTAAGTTCCCCATAATCATCCTGCCTTCTTTACCAGGGGGTGAACAGCCACAACCACCGGAATATTCTCCCTATGGATTTAATGCATTTGGAAACCCAGGCATGCCAGGAGGAAGCGACTTCCTACAAAACCCACCAGCCATGAACCCTTATGCCCCACCTCCAGCCTATGGCTCTTATGCGTTGTATCCCACCTTGAATGGTTGTGATAACAAATACTAA